A single genomic interval of Eurosta solidaginis isolate ZX-2024a chromosome 3, ASM4086904v1, whole genome shotgun sequence harbors:
- the LOC137243499 gene encoding lysozyme 2-like yields MCSKMRIFVFFIFVLTLTAPIFGRILTRCSLAHEMLDLGVPKDELARWAYIAERESAFNTTAVGKTNTNGSTDYGLFQINSRYWCQPPDDRFSSNECAIDCADLLVDSISPSVTCSQQILRQQGWTAWAVWRFCNGTLPSIDDCFEA; encoded by the coding sequence ATGTGTAGCAAAATGCGAATTTTTGTCTTCTTTATATTCGTTTTGACTTTAACCGCACCAATTTTCGGAAGAATTCTCACACGCTGCTCATTAGCTCATGAAATGCTTGACTTGGGTGTGCCAAAGGATGAATTGGCACGTTGGGCTTACATTGCTGAACGTGAGAGTGCCTTTAACACAACCGCAGTGGGCAAGACGAATACTAATGGCTCAACCGACTATGGTCTATTCCAGATAAATAGCAGATATTGGTGTCAACCACCTGATGATCGCTTTTCTTCGAACGAATGTGCCATTGATTGTGCTGATTTGCTTGTCGATAGTATAAGTCCATCCGTGACTTGCTCTCAACAGATTCTAAGGCAACAAGGTTGGACTGCATGGGCGGTCTGGCGGTTCTGTAACGGTACACTGCCTAGCATTGATGATTGCTTTGAAGCTTAA